The genome window AATGCGCTTGCCGTCTTCGGCAAAGATCTGGGTCATCCCCAGCTTTTTCGCTATAAGTCCCTTCATCATGATTTCAGTCCTATTCTAAAATGCTCACTAGAGCTTGATTTCAACATCAACGCCGGCCGAAAGGTCGAGCTTCATCAGCGCATCAACCGTCTGCTGAGTCGGATCGAGAATATCGATGAGACGCTTGTGGGTCCGGATCTCGAACTGCTCACGGGATTTCTTGTCCACATGCGGCCCACGAAGTACGCAGTACTTGTTGATCACGGTGGGAAGCGGAATCGGGCCTGCTACGCGGGCGCCGGTACGCTTCGCCGTGTCAACGATCTCTCCGACCGATTGGTCGAGGAGTTTATGATCAAATGCCTTAAGGCGAATTCTAATCTTTTGACTTGGCATCTCTTCCTCGCAACAACGTTATTCGATAATGGAGCTGACGACGCCGGCGCCCACGGTACGGCCGCCTTCGCGTATCGCGAACCGAAGGCCTTCGTCCATCGCGATCGGCGTGATCAGGTTGATCGTCACCGCCACGTTGTCTCCAGGCATTACCATCTCGGTACCGGCAGGAAGGTCCACTATCCCTGTCACGTCCGTCGTGCGGAAGTAGAACTGCGGACGGTACCCGTTGAAGAACGGCGTGTGACGACCACCTTCTTCCTTTGTCAGGATGTACGCCTCGGCCTTGAACTTGGTGTGCGGGGTGATGCTCCCGGGCTTCGCAAGAACCTGGCCGCGCTCGATGTCTTCACGCTTTACGCCGCGAAGAAGCGCTCCGATGTTGTCGCCGGCGCGGCCTTCGTCCAGAAGCTTGCGGAACATCTCGACGCCGGTTACCGTGGTCTTGGTCGTGGCCTTGATCCCGACAACTTCCACTTCTTCGCCAACCTTGACGATCCCCCGCTCCACACGGCCGGTGGCAACGGTGCCGCGGCCGGAGATCGAGAAGACGTCTTCTACCGGCATCAGGAACGGCTTGTCTACGGCGCGCTCCGGATCGGGAATGTAGCTGTCGACGGCTTCCATCAGCTTCAGGATCGCTTGCTCGCCAAGCTCGTCCTTGTCACCGTTGAGACCCTTGAGGGCGCTCCCCTTGATGATCGGAATATCGTCGCCCGGGAAGTCGTAGGAGGAGAGCAGTTCGCGAATCTCGAGCTCTACCAGCTCAAGCAGTTCTTCATCGTCTACCATGTCTGCCTTGTTCAGGAATACGACGATGTACGGCACGCCAACCTGACGGGCAAGCAGGATGTGCTCCCGGGTCTGCGGCATGGGGCCGTCTGCGGCGGATACGACGAGAATCGCACCGTCCATCTGCGCTGCACCCGTGATCATGTTCTTTACGTAGTCGGCGTGACCAGGGCAGTCCACGTGGGCGTAGTGACGATTCTCGGTCTCGTACTCCACATGGGACGTGGCAATGGTGATGCCGCGCTCGCGCTCTTCCGGCGCGTTGTCAATCTGATCAAAACCACGGAACTCTGCTTGGCCGCGCTCCGCCAATACTTTGGTTATGGCCGCAGTCAGCGTGGTCTTGCCATGGTCTACGTGGCCGATCGTTCCTATGTTGACGTGCGGTTTCGTCCTCTCGAATTTTGCCTTTGCCATGCAGGATTCCTCCCTCGCTGAATTTGACTAGCCTTTAACCTTTGCGATGATTTCTTCGGATACCGACTTGGGCACCTGCTCGTAATGATCGAATGTCATTGTGTAGGTAGCCCGTCCCTGGGTAGCGGAACGAAGGTCCGTGGCATAACCGAACATCTGAGCCAGCGGAACCATCGCGCCAACGACCTGGGCGCCGGCCCGTCCCTCCATTCCCATGATTCGACCACGACGGGAGTTCAGGTCACCGATAACATCGCCCATATATTCTTCCGGAACAACGACCTCCACGGACATGATCGGCTCAAGCAGGACAGGGCCGGCTTTTGCCGCAGCTTCCTTGAAGGCCATGGAGCCGGCGATCTTGAATGCCATCTCGGAGGAGTCCACTTCATGGTACGAACCGTCAATAAGGGCAACCTTGAAGTCAACTGTCGGGTAACCGGCGAGAACCCCAGTTTCCATCGCCTCCTGAATCCCCTTATCAACGGCGGGAATGTACTCTCTGGGGACGACGCCACCCTTGATGGCATCAACGAATTCGTACCCCTTGCCGGCCTCCTGGGGCTCCAGCTCGATCCATACGTGACCGTACTGACCGCGACCGCCGGACTGCCGGACGAACTTGCCCTCGACCTTGACCTTCTTGGTAACGGTCTCACGGTAGGCAACCTGCGGCTTGCCGACATTGGCCTCCACCTTGAACTCGCGCATGAGACGGTCAACAATAATTTCAAGGTGCAACTCACCCATCCCCGAAATGATGGTCTGACCCGTCTCCTCATCGGTCCTGACACGGAACGAAGGATCTTCGCTTGCGAGTTTCTGGAGACTGATGCCGAGCCGCTCCTGATCTGCCTTCGTCTTGGGCTCGATGGCAATGGCGATAACAGGCTCGGGGAACTCGATGGACTCGAGCACTACCGGGGAGTCTTCCGGGCAGAGCGTATCACCGGTTGTCGTGTACTTGAGGCCGACTGCCGCCGCGATGTCGCCGGCATAGACCTCTTTGATCTCTTCACGCTTATTGGCGTGCATTTTCAGCAGACGACCAATACGCTCTTTCTTTTCTTTCGTGGAGTTATATACGTAGGATCCGGAGTTGAGCACGCCGGAATAAACACGGAAGAAGCAGAGCTGACCCACAAAGGGGTCGGTCATGATTTTAAAGGCAAGAGCCGAGAACGGCTCGTCATCGGACGCTTTGCGGGCTATTTCCTCACCGGTCTTGGCATCGATACCGGTAATGGCGGGAATATCCAGCGGCGAAGGGAGATACGCGACAACCGAATTGAGAAGGTTCTGAACGCCTTTATTTTTGAACGACGAGCCACAGATGACCGGACAGATCTGGATATCGATCGTTGCCTTGCGGATGGCGCCTCTGATTTCGTCAGTGGTGAGTTCTTCGCCACCGAGATACTTCTCCATCAGCACATCGTCAAATGTAGCAATTTCCTCGATGAGCTTCTCGCGATACTCTTGCGCCATCTCCACCAGGTCGGCAGGGACTTCAGCCTCGCGATACTTGGCACCGAGAGAATCCTCATCCCAAATGATCGCCTTCATTTCTACCAGATCAACAACCCCGCAAAAGGCATCTTCGGCACCGATCGGCAACTGGATCGGCACGGGGTTGGCCTTGAGACGGTCACGAATCATGCCGACACCGCGGAAAAAGTCCGCGCCGATCCGGTCCATTTTATTGATAAAGGCAATCCGGGGAACACGATACTTGTCGGCCTGACGCCACACGGTTTCCGACTGCGGCTCAACGCCACCAACGGAACAGAACACGGCAACAGCCCCATCAAGCACGCGCAGGGAACGCTCAACCTCGATAGTAAAGTCCACGTGACCGGGAGTATCAATGATATTGATCCGGTTGTCGCCCCAGAAACAGGTCGTAGCCGCCGAGGTTATCGTAATACCCCGCTCCTGCTCCTGCTCCATCCAGTCCATGGTGGCGGCCCCCTCGTGAACCTCACCAATTCTATGCGTCACACCGGTATAGTAGAGTATGCGCTCAGTTGTCGTCGTCTTGCCGGCGTCGATATGAGCCATAATCCCGATGTTACGGGTTTTTTCAAGCGAAACCTGACGTGCCACGAATCCCTCCAGTTAGCGTTTCAAAGACCAGCTACTTACCAACTACCAGCGATAGTGCGCAAAGGCCCTGTTAGCCTCGGCCATACGATGGGTATCCTCGCGCTTCTTCACCGCAGCACCACGGTTGTTATAGGCATCGAGAATCTCGCCGGCAAGCTTGTCGGTAATAGTCTTCTCGGAGCGCTCATTGGCATAACGAACAAGCCAGCGCATGGCAAGCGAGACCCGGCGGTCGACGCGAACCTCGACCGGCACCTGGTAGGTGGAACCACCAACGCGCCGCGACTTCACCTCAAGCATGGGCTTGATATTGTCAAGACACTTCTTGAGCACCTTGACAGGCTCTTCGCCAGCCTTTTGCGACACAATATCAAGCGCTCCATAAAGCGCACGCTCAGCCGTACTCTTCTTGCCATCAAGCATTATGACACTCACAAGCTTGGCAACAACCCGATCATTGAACTTGGGGTCGGGAAGAATAACCCTTTTCGCCACTTCTCTTCTTCTCGGCATATTACCCTCTCACCAAAGTCGTTTACTTGGGCCGCTTGGCGCCATACTTGGAGCGACCCTGCTTCCGGTCCTTGACACCCACAGAGTCGAGAGTTCCGCGAACAATATGATAACGGACACCAGGAAGGTCCTTAACCCTTCCACCCCGAATAAGAACGACGGAGTGCTCCTGCAGGTTATGCCCGACACCCGGAATATACGAGCTCACTTCGATCCCGTTCGTCAAACGTACCCGGGCAACCTTACGGAGCGCGGAGTTCGGCTTCTTCGGGGTCGTAGTATACACCCTGGTGCACACCCCCCGCTTTTGCGGACAACACTTGAGAGCAGGCGAATCCGACTTCACTTTCTTGCTCTGCCTGCCACTGCGAATCAACTGGTTAATCGTAGGCATAGATCCCTTCTCCCAATACCCGCCCAAAGGGGCATTCTCCCTGCGGAAGCGACAAAAATATCAGTCTGACAGGACACTGTCAAGTCTTTTTTCATTGTTTCGAGGAGGGGTTGCCCCCTCCTCGTGTTTTTTACTCGTCAAAGGAGTCGACATCATCCTCCACGTCGACATCGTATTCATCCTGAGGCCGCATCGACTCGACCGCCTCAAACTCTTCAATGGCGGCCTGCTCGGCGACAAGCTTGAGGTTGCGGTACCGGGAAAGACCCGTCCCCGCGGGGATGAGCCGCCCCATGATAACATTCTCCTTAAGACCACGAAGGCTGTCGACTTTACCTTCAATGGCAGCCTGTGTCAACACTTTTGTCGTCTCTTGGAAGGAAGCCGCCGAGATAAACGATTCCGTCGAGAGCGACGCCTTGGTGATGCCGAGCAACAGCGGCTCGGCAATGGCCGGGCGCCCTCCCTTGGTAAGGACACGATCGTTTTCTTCCTCGAACACGGACCGCTCAAGCTGATCATCAATGAGGAAGCCGGTGTCACCCACGTCTTTGATGCGAACCCGGCGCAGCATCTGACGGACAATGACCTCGATGTGCTTGTCGTTGATCTTGACCCCCTGAAGCCGGTAGACTTCCTGGACTTCGTCGACGAGGTACCGCGCGAGCTCCTTGAGGCCGAGCACCCGCAGAATGTCATGGGGGTTCGATGACCCGTCCATGAGGGCTTCGCCGGCCCGCACATAGTCATTCTCATGAACACTGATGTGCTTGCCTTTGGGGATGAGGTATTCCTTGGGCTCACCCATCTCGGGCGTCACGATGACCTTCCGTTTGCCCTTGGCATCCTTGCCGAAAGTGACAAGACCGTCGATTTCCGAGATGACGGCGAAGTCCTTCGGCTTGCGGGCTTCGAAGAGCTCGGCAACGCGCGGCAGACCGCCCGTAATATCCTTGGTCTTGGTGGTTTCCCGCGGAATCTTGGCAATAACGTCACCAGCGTTGACGAAAGAGTCTTCCTGTACCGAAATGTTGGCTCCCACCGGGAGGAAGTAGCGCCCCATGGCGATTTCGCTGAGCTTGACGGTCTTGCCGGCCTCGTCCTTGAGAGTAATCCGCGGCCGCTTGTCAGGATCGCGGGACTCGATGATCACCTTGCGGGAAAGCCCTGTGACTTCGTCGAGCTGCTCTTCCATGGTGACCCCTTCGACGATGTCGCCGAATTTGATCCGGCCCGCAACCTCAGTGAGGATGGGGATGGTGTAGGGGTCCCACTCGGCAAGGGTCTCGCCCGGCTTGACCACTTGGTCGGGACCAGCCTTGATCTTGGCGCCATAGACAATGGCATACTTCTCGCGTTCGCGACCGGTTTCGTCTACGACAGCCAGTTCGCCGTTACGGTTCATGACGATGTGGTGCCCTTCAGAGTTGACGACGCTGTTAATGTTGATGAATCGCACGCGTCCCTCGGTCCGGGCCTCCAGCGAGGTCTGCTCGGCGTGCCGTGATGCGGTACCGCCGATGTGGAAGGTACGCATGGTGAGCTGCGTACCCGGCTCGCCGATCGACTGGGCGGCAATGACACCGACCGCCTCGCCGAGATTGACCAGGTGGCCGCGTGCCAGATCGCGGCCATAGCACTTGGCGCAGATGCCGCGCCGGCTCTGGCAGGTGAGCACCGACCGGATCTTGACCCGCTCGAGGCCTGAGTCCTCGACCTTTTTCACCAGACTCTCATCGATCTCCTGGCTTGCTGGCACGAGGACCTCGCCGGTGACCGGATCAAGGATATCGTCGAGAGCAACCCGGCCGAGGATACGATCGCCGATGTGCTCGATGATCTCGCCTCCCTCGGTGAGGGCGGAGACACTAAGTCCGTCAAGGGTTCCACAATCATTCTCGGTGATAATGGCATCCTGGGCCACGTCCACGAGCCGCCGGGTGAGGTATCCGGAGTTTGCGGTCTTGAGGGCCGTGTCCGCGAGACCCTTCCGGGCGCCGTGGGTGGAAATGAAGTACTGAAGGACGTTCAGGCCTTCGCGGAAGTTGGCGGTAATAGGTGTCTCGATGATCTCGCCCGACGGCTTGGCCATGAGGCCCCGCATCCCGGCAAGCTGGCGTATCTGCTGGGCAGAACCCCGGGCACCCGAATCGGCCATCATGTGGATGGAGTTGAAGGACGGAACCTTGACCTCCTGTCCATCAGGAGAAACAACCGTGTCCTTGGAGAGGTTGTCGAGCATCTCCTTGGCGATCTCCTCCGTGGCCTTGGCCCAGATGTCGATAACCTTGTTGTACCGCTCGCCATCGGTGATGAGACCCTCGGTGTACTGGTTCTGTATCTCCTGGACCTCTTCGGTTGCCTTTTCGATGATCACCTGCTTCCCTTCGGGAATCTCCATATCGTTCATACAGATGGAGATGCCTGCCAGGGTCGAATAGCGGAAACCGGTTTCCTTGAGCCGGTCGGCCAGGATAACGGTTTCCTTGTTGCCTGCCAACCGGTAGCAGACGTCGATCAGGTTGGTAAGTTCCTTCTTGCTCATCACCTTGTTGATGGCGGAGTAAGGAATCACCTCGGGCAGAATCTCCCGCAGGATGATCCGGCCGACGGTGGTGTCGATGATTTCAGGCTGTTCCTGCTCTTCGGCCTGGATATTCTTCATCCGGACCTTGATGCGGGCCTGGATGTCGACCTCGCCCGCATCGAAGGCGATGCGAACCTCTTCGGGCGACGAGAATATCTTGCCCTCTCCCTTGGCGAAATGCCGCTCGCGCGTCATGTAGTAGATCCCGAGAACCATGTCCTGGGACGGCACGATGATCGGCTTGCCGTGGGCAGGCGAGAGGATGTTGTTGGTACTCATCATGAGCACGCGGGCTTCCACCTGGCTCTCGATGGAAAGCGGCAGGTGAACGGCCATCTGGTCACCGTCGAAGTCGGCGTTGAAGGCGGTGCAAACGAGCGGATGGAGCTGGATCGCCTTGCCTTCGATGAGCACCGGCTCAAAGGCCTGGATGCCGAGGCGGTGCAGGGTCGGTGCCCGGTTGAGCATGACCGGGTGCTCCTTGATGACCTCTTCGAGCACGTCCCACACCTCGGGGCGCTCCTTCTCCACCATCTTTTTGGCGCTCTTGATGGTGGTGACGAAGCCCCTCTCCTCCAGCTTGTTATAGATGAACGGCTTGAAGAGCTCCAGGGCCATCTTCTTGGGAAGGCCGCACTGGTGCAAGCGCAGTTCCGGACCGACGACGATGACGGAACGGCCCGAGTAGTCGACCCGCTTACCGAGCAGGTTCTGCCGGAAGCGGCCCGATTTCCCTTTCAGCATGTCCGAAAGGGACTTGAGGGGTCGCTTGTTGGGGCCGGCAATGGCACGGCCGCGACGGCCGTTGTCGAACAGGGCATCGACCGCTTCCTGAAGCATCCGCTTCTCGTTGCGGATGATGACCTCCGGCGCCTGCAGCTCCATGAGACGCTTGAGACGGTTGTTGCGGTTGATGACGCGCCGGTAGAGGTCGTTCAGGTCCGAGGTGGCGAAGCGGCCGCCGTCAAGGGGCACCAGGGGGCGGAGTTCCGGCGGCAGGACCGGAATGCACTCGAGGATCATCCACTCGGGGCGATTGCCCGACTCCTTGAACGCCTCGACAACCTTGAGGCGCTTGGCGGTCTTCTTCCGTTTGGCCTCACTGGTTGCCTCCATCATCTCCACCCGGAGCTGCTCGGCAAGCTGGTCCAGGTCGAGGGCCTTCAGGCAGTCGCGGATCGCCGCGGCTCCCATGCCGGCCTCGAAGCGGTCGCCATGCTCCTCGCGGGTCTTGAGATACCGGTCTTCCGTCAGGACCTCAGCCATGGTAAGGCCCGTTTCGCCGGGACTGGTCACGGCATAGGCCTCGAAATAGAGCACCTTCTCAAGATCCTTGAGAGAGATGTCGAGCAGGTTGCCGATCCGCGAGGGGAGCGACTTGAGGAACCAGATATGGGCAACGGGCGTGGCAAGGTCGATGTGACCGAGACGCTCGCGGCGCACTTTCGAGGGGATGACCTCGACGCCGCACTTCTCGCAGACGATGCCGCGGTGCTTCATCCGCTTGTACTTGCCGCAGTTGCACTCATAGTCCTTGGTGGGACCGAATATCTTGGCGCAGAAGAGACCGTCGCGCTCAGGCTTGAACGTCCGGTAGTTTATGGTCTCCGGCTTCTTGACTTCCCCGAACGAGCGCTCGCGGATCTTGTCCGGAGACGAAATGGAGATGCGAATGGCCGAGAAGTGAAGCGGGTCCTTCGGTTTATCGAAAAAGCTGAAAAAATCTTCCAATGTCTGATCCTCCTCAGCGTAGGAGTGAGTGCCTTCCGTGTACGTTTCAACGGGCCGGCCGGGCAATGCCCGCCGGCCCGGACAAGGTGCTAATCTTCATCCCCTTCGAGCAGTTCCACATCGAGGCAGAGGGACTGGAGCTCCTTGATGAGAACGTTGAAGGATTCGGGAAGCCCCGGCTCAAGGGTGTGCTTACCCTTGACGATGGCCTCGTACATCCGCGTCCGGCCCGCCACGTCATCGGACTTGACGGTCAGGAACTCCTGGAGCGCATAGGCGGCGCCATAGGCTTCCATGGCCCAGACCTCCATCTCCCCGAGGCGTTGGCCGCCGAACTGGGCCTTGCCGCCGAGCGGCTGCTGGGTCACAAGGCTGTAGGGCCCGATGGAGCGGGCATGGATCTTGTCGTCGACCAAGTGATGGAGCTTGAGGACATACATGACCCCGACGGTGACCTTGTGCTTGAAGGGCTCGCCGCTCTTGCCGTCATAAAGGCTGACCTGGGCGGTCTCCTCAAAGCCAGCCTTGTTGAGCATGCTGCGAATCTGGTCCTCGGACGCCCCCTCGAAAACGGGGGATGCCATAGCGACGCCCCGCTGGAGCCGCTTTGCAACGTTCATGAGCTCGTCCTTGTCGAGCGAGTCCAGGAACCCGTCCATGTCCGTGGTGCCGTACACATCCTTGAGATATCCCTTGATGTGGTCGGCCGGCGAGTAGTTTTCGAGCATTTCCTCGATTTTCCAGCCGATGCCCTTGGCAGCCCAGCCCAGGTGGGTTTCGAGAATCTGGCCCACGTTCATACGGGACGGAACGCCGAGGGGGTTCAGAACGATCTCGACCGGACGGCCGTCCTCCATGTACGGCATATCCTCCTCGGGGAGGATGCGGGAGACGACACCCTTGTTGCCGTGACGTCCGGCCATCTTGTCGCCCACTTGGAGCTTTCTCTTGATGGCGATGTAGACCTTCACCATCTTGATGACGCCCGGCGGCAGGTCATCGCCGCGCTTCAGCTTCTGGACCTTGTCGTCGAACACGTAACGGATGATGTCGATCTGCTGCTGAAGCGTCTGGAGAATTGCCGACACCTTCTCGTCGACTCCCTCTTCGCCGGAAACGGAAATCTCGTCCCAGCGATCGAGCGGGATCGCGTCAAGGGCCTCTTCGGCAATAGCGGCACCCTTGGCGATGACGACCCGGCCGCTCTTGTCCTCCACCTTGACGGCGGCGGACTTGCCGACGAGGAGCTTCTTGAGCTTGCCCACGGCGGAATTGCGGATGATGCGGATCTCGTCCTGCTCGTCCTTACGCAGCTTGTCTTCTTCCATCCGCTCGATCATCTCGGTGCGGGAGTCCTTGTCGGACCCCTTGCGCGAGAAGATCTTGGCGCCGATAACGGTTCCCTCGACCCCCGGCGGGACGCGCAGGGAGGTGTCGCGAACATCCCCCGCCTTCTCGCCGAAAATGGCCCGGAGGAGCTTTTCCTCCGGCGAAAGCTGGGTTTCGCCCTTGGGAGTGATCTTGCCCACCAGGATGTCTCCCGGCTTCACCTCGGCACCGATCCTGATGATCCCCGACTCGTCCAGGTCCTTCAGAGCCTCTTCGCCGAGGTTCGGAATATCGGAGGTGATTTCCTCCTTGCCGAGCTTGGTATCGCGGGCGACGCACTCGAACTCCTCGATGTGGATCGAGGTGTAGCGGTCGTCTTTCACGAGCTTTTCTGACACGAGGATGGAGTCCTCGAAGTTGTAGCCGCCCCACGGCATGAAGGCAACCACCACGTTCTGGCCAAGGGCGAGTTCGCCCATGTCGGTGGAGGGTCCGTCGGCAATGACGTCGCCCCGCTTGACATGGTCGCCCACCTTGACCACCGGCCGCTGATTGATGCAGGTGTTCTGGTTGGAGCGGGCGAACTTGATCAGGTTGTAGATGTCGACGCCGGTGCCGGTTTCATCGAACTCGTCCTCATCGATCTTGACAACGATGCGGGAGGCGTCGACCGACTCGACGACACCGGTGTGGCGTGCCACCACCGACACCCCCGAATCCTTGGCAACGACGCGCTCCATGCCAGTGCCCACGAGGGGCGAATCGGCCTTGAGGAGCGGCACGGCCTGACGCTGCATGTTCGAACCCATGAGCGCGCGGTTGGCGTCGTCGTTCTCCAGGAACGGAATGAGCGAGGCGGCCACGGAGACGAGCTGCATGGGAGCAACGTCCATGAGTTCGAGCTCGTCCCGGTGGACCAGCAGGAATTCGCCCGACTTGCGGGCCGACACGTATTCGTTCACGAAGCGGCCGTCCTCGTCCATCTCGGCGTTGGCCTGGGCGATGGCGTGTCCCTCTTCCTCCAGGGCCGAGAAGAACTTGACCTCGCTCGTCACCTTGCCATCCTGGACGATGCGGTAGGGGGTTTCCACAAAGCCGTGCTCGTTGATGCGGGCATAGGTTGAGAGAGACGCGATGAGGCCGATGTTCGGACCTTCCGGGGTCTCGATGGGGCAGACCCGGCCGTAGTGGGTCGGGTGTACGTCGCGGACCTCGAAACCGGCACGCTCGCGGGTCAGACCGCCCGGGCCGAGGGCCGAGAGCCGGCGCTTGTGGGTAACCTCGGAGAGCGGGTTCGTCTGGTCCATGAACTGCGAGAGCTGGGACGAGCCGAAGAACTCCTTGACGACCGCCGAGACGGGCTTGGAGTTGATCAGGTCGTGCGGCATGAGGTTCTCGACCTCCTGGAGGCTCATCCGCTCCTTGATGGCCCGCTCCATGCGGACGAGGCCGATCCGGTACTGGTTCTCCAGCAGCTCGCCCACGGCGCGCACCCGGCGGTTGCCAGGTGGTCGATGTCGTCGATGGTGCCCTTGCCGTTCTTGAGGTCGATCAGGTAGCGCACCACCTC of Geobacter anodireducens contains these proteins:
- the rpsJ gene encoding 30S ribosomal protein S10 (NusE; involved in assembly of the 30S subunit; in the ribosome, this protein is involved in the binding of tRNA; in Escherichia coli this protein was also found to be involved in transcription antitermination; NusB/S10 heterodimers bind boxA sequences in the leader RNA of rrn operons which is required for antitermination; binding of NusB/S10 to boxA nucleates assembly of the antitermination complex), which produces MPSQKIRIRLKAFDHKLLDQSVGEIVDTAKRTGARVAGPIPLPTVINKYCVLRGPHVDKKSREQFEIRTHKRLIDILDPTQQTVDALMKLDLSAGVDVEIKL
- the tuf gene encoding elongation factor Tu (EF-Tu; promotes GTP-dependent binding of aminoacyl-tRNA to the A-site of ribosomes during protein biosynthesis; when the tRNA anticodon matches the mRNA codon, GTP hydrolysis results; the inactive EF-Tu-GDP leaves the ribosome and release of GDP is promoted by elongation factor Ts; many prokaryotes have two copies of the gene encoding EF-Tu), which gives rise to MAKAKFERTKPHVNIGTIGHVDHGKTTLTAAITKVLAERGQAEFRGFDQIDNAPEERERGITIATSHVEYETENRHYAHVDCPGHADYVKNMITGAAQMDGAILVVSAADGPMPQTREHILLARQVGVPYIVVFLNKADMVDDEELLELVELEIRELLSSYDFPGDDIPIIKGSALKGLNGDKDELGEQAILKLMEAVDSYIPDPERAVDKPFLMPVEDVFSISGRGTVATGRVERGIVKVGEEVEVVGIKATTKTTVTGVEMFRKLLDEGRAGDNIGALLRGVKREDIERGQVLAKPGSITPHTKFKAEAYILTKEEGGRHTPFFNGYRPQFYFRTTDVTGIVDLPAGTEMVMPGDNVAVTINLITPIAMDEGLRFAIREGGRTVGAGVVSSIIE
- the fusA gene encoding elongation factor G (EF-G; promotes GTP-dependent translocation of the ribosome during translation; many organisms have multiple copies of this gene) encodes the protein MARQVSLEKTRNIGIMAHIDAGKTTTTERILYYTGVTHRIGEVHEGAATMDWMEQEQERGITITSAATTCFWGDNRINIIDTPGHVDFTIEVERSLRVLDGAVAVFCSVGGVEPQSETVWRQADKYRVPRIAFINKMDRIGADFFRGVGMIRDRLKANPVPIQLPIGAEDAFCGVVDLVEMKAIIWDEDSLGAKYREAEVPADLVEMAQEYREKLIEEIATFDDVLMEKYLGGEELTTDEIRGAIRKATIDIQICPVICGSSFKNKGVQNLLNSVVAYLPSPLDIPAITGIDAKTGEEIARKASDDEPFSALAFKIMTDPFVGQLCFFRVYSGVLNSGSYVYNSTKEKKERIGRLLKMHANKREEIKEVYAGDIAAAVGLKYTTTGDTLCPEDSPVVLESIEFPEPVIAIAIEPKTKADQERLGISLQKLASEDPSFRVRTDEETGQTIISGMGELHLEIIVDRLMREFKVEANVGKPQVAYRETVTKKVKVEGKFVRQSGGRGQYGHVWIELEPQEAGKGYEFVDAIKGGVVPREYIPAVDKGIQEAMETGVLAGYPTVDFKVALIDGSYHEVDSSEMAFKIAGSMAFKEAAAKAGPVLLEPIMSVEVVVPEEYMGDVIGDLNSRRGRIMGMEGRAGAQVVGAMVPLAQMFGYATDLRSATQGRATYTMTFDHYEQVPKSVSEEIIAKVKG
- a CDS encoding 30S ribosomal protein S7, whose amino-acid sequence is MPRRREVAKRVILPDPKFNDRVVAKLVSVIMLDGKKSTAERALYGALDIVSQKAGEEPVKVLKKCLDNIKPMLEVKSRRVGGSTYQVPVEVRVDRRVSLAMRWLVRYANERSEKTITDKLAGEILDAYNNRGAAVKKREDTHRMAEANRAFAHYRW
- a CDS encoding 30S ribosomal protein S12, which produces MPTINQLIRSGRQSKKVKSDSPALKCCPQKRGVCTRVYTTTPKKPNSALRKVARVRLTNGIEVSSYIPGVGHNLQEHSVVLIRGGRVKDLPGVRYHIVRGTLDSVGVKDRKQGRSKYGAKRPK
- a CDS encoding DNA-directed RNA polymerase subunit beta', producing the protein MEDFFSFFDKPKDPLHFSAIRISISSPDKIRERSFGEVKKPETINYRTFKPERDGLFCAKIFGPTKDYECNCGKYKRMKHRGIVCEKCGVEVIPSKVRRERLGHIDLATPVAHIWFLKSLPSRIGNLLDISLKDLEKVLYFEAYAVTSPGETGLTMAEVLTEDRYLKTREEHGDRFEAGMGAAAIRDCLKALDLDQLAEQLRVEMMEATSEAKRKKTAKRLKVVEAFKESGNRPEWMILECIPVLPPELRPLVPLDGGRFATSDLNDLYRRVINRNNRLKRLMELQAPEVIIRNEKRMLQEAVDALFDNGRRGRAIAGPNKRPLKSLSDMLKGKSGRFRQNLLGKRVDYSGRSVIVVGPELRLHQCGLPKKMALELFKPFIYNKLEERGFVTTIKSAKKMVEKERPEVWDVLEEVIKEHPVMLNRAPTLHRLGIQAFEPVLIEGKAIQLHPLVCTAFNADFDGDQMAVHLPLSIESQVEARVLMMSTNNILSPAHGKPIIVPSQDMVLGIYYMTRERHFAKGEGKIFSSPEEVRIAFDAGEVDIQARIKVRMKNIQAEEQEQPEIIDTTVGRIILREILPEVIPYSAINKVMSKKELTNLIDVCYRLAGNKETVILADRLKETGFRYSTLAGISICMNDMEIPEGKQVIIEKATEEVQEIQNQYTEGLITDGERYNKVIDIWAKATEEIAKEMLDNLSKDTVVSPDGQEVKVPSFNSIHMMADSGARGSAQQIRQLAGMRGLMAKPSGEIIETPITANFREGLNVLQYFISTHGARKGLADTALKTANSGYLTRRLVDVAQDAIITENDCGTLDGLSVSALTEGGEIIEHIGDRILGRVALDDILDPVTGEVLVPASQEIDESLVKKVEDSGLERVKIRSVLTCQSRRGICAKCYGRDLARGHLVNLGEAVGVIAAQSIGEPGTQLTMRTFHIGGTASRHAEQTSLEARTEGRVRFININSVVNSEGHHIVMNRNGELAVVDETGREREKYAIVYGAKIKAGPDQVVKPGETLAEWDPYTIPILTEVAGRIKFGDIVEGVTMEEQLDEVTGLSRKVIIESRDPDKRPRITLKDEAGKTVKLSEIAMGRYFLPVGANISVQEDSFVNAGDVIAKIPRETTKTKDITGGLPRVAELFEARKPKDFAVISEIDGLVTFGKDAKGKRKVIVTPEMGEPKEYLIPKGKHISVHENDYVRAGEALMDGSSNPHDILRVLGLKELARYLVDEVQEVYRLQGVKINDKHIEVIVRQMLRRVRIKDVGDTGFLIDDQLERSVFEEENDRVLTKGGRPAIAEPLLLGITKASLSTESFISAASFQETTKVLTQAAIEGKVDSLRGLKENVIMGRLIPAGTGLSRYRNLKLVAEQAAIEEFEAVESMRPQDEYDVDVEDDVDSFDE